The Melitaea cinxia chromosome 6, ilMelCinx1.1, whole genome shotgun sequence genome has a window encoding:
- the LOC123654446 gene encoding silk gland factor 3 yields the protein MAATTYMPGELDLGSIGGYHAASPRSAEPADMKYQHHLHAGGSPSPGAPVGLNPWASLPPADPWAVHQHHAHAHQPDVKPPAAPHDHRHLQSHGWHAPVVSAHYGAGSPVALHGGYPVPMHQHHMLRDVQPSPHPLHHHHALERDQPEEDTPTSDDLEAFAKQFKQRRIKLGFTQADVGLALGTLYGNVFSQTTICRFEALQLSFKNMCKLKPLLQKWLEEADSTTGSPTSIDKIAAQGRKRKKRTSIEVSVKGALEQHFHKQPKPSAQEITSLADSLQLEKEVVRVWFCNRRQKEKRMTPPNTLGGEMLDGMGHGHYGHDVHGSPPLHAHSPALSPPHAPHGQHAHAQHAAHAPHGLQGAHTLAAH from the coding sequence ATGGCGGCGACCACGTATATGCCGGGAGAGCTGGATCTCGGCAGCATCGGCGGGTACCACGCCGCCTCGCCGCGCAGCGCCGAGCCCGCCGACATGAAGTACCAGCACCACCTGCACGCGGGCGGCTCGCCCTCGCCGGGCGCGCCCGTGGGCCTCAACCCCTGGGCCTCGCTGCCGCCGGCCGACCCCTGGGCCGTGCACCAGCACCACGCGCACGCGCACCAGCCCGACGTCaagccgcccgccgcgccgcacgACCACCGCCACCTGCAGAGCCACGGCTGGCACGCGCCAGTCGTGTCCGCGCACTACGGCGCCGGCTCCCCGGTAGCGCTGCACGGCGGCTACCCGGTGCCCATGCACCAGCACCATATGTTGCGCGACGTACAGCCCTCGCCGCACCCATTGCACCACCACCATGCGCTCGAGCGCGACCAGCCCGAGGAAGACACGCCCACCAGCGACGACTTGGAAGCTTTCGCCAAACAGTTCAAGCAGCGCCGCATAAAGCTCGGCTTCACGCAGGCGGACGTCGGTCTCGCGCTCGGCACGCTCTACGGAAATGTCTTCTCTCAGACGACGATATGCCGATTCGAGGCTCTGCAActcagttttaaaaatatgtgcAAGCTGAAACCGCTGCTCCAGAAGTGGCTCGAGGAAGCCGATTCGACGACGGGGAGTCCGACGAGCATCGACAAAATAGCCGCACAGGGTCGGAAGCGGAAGAAGCGCACGTCGATCGAGGTGTCTGTGAAGGGAGCGCTCGAGCAGCACTTCCACAAGCAGCCGAAGCCCTCCGCGCAGGAGATCACCAGCCTCGCGGACAGTCTACAGCTAGAGAAGGAGGTCGTCCGAGTGTGGTTCTGCAACCGGCGGCAGAAGGAGAAGAGGATGACGCCGCCCAACACGCTGGGCGGGGAGATGCTGGACGGCATGGGGCACGGGCACTACGGGCACGACGTGCACGGCTCGCCGCCGCTGCACGCGCACTCGCCCGCGCTGTcgccgccgcacgcgccgcaCGGCCAGCACGCGCACGCGCAGCACGCCGCGCACGCGCCGCACGGCCTGCAGGGCGCCCACACGCTGGCGGCGCACTAA